The Pyrus communis chromosome 2, drPyrComm1.1, whole genome shotgun sequence genome includes a window with the following:
- the LOC137726252 gene encoding EH domain-containing protein 1-like isoform X1 has translation MASAQSQSANLDLFDAYFRRADLDRDGQISGNEAVAFFQGSGLPKQVLAQTWAHADQRQTGFLGRADFILQLVRKSSRPISRHPEEVNSLNSSSNKQPKLIKRY, from the exons ATGGCGTCGGCGCAGAGCCAATCAGCGAATTTGGATCTCTTCGATGCGTATTTCCGACGTGCCGATTTGGACCGCGATGGCCAGATTAGTGGCAATGAAGCCGTTGCTTTCTTCCAGGGCTCCGGTCTCCCCAAACAGGTCCTTGCGCAG ACATGGGCACATGCAGACCAGAGGCAGACTGGTTTCCTTGGTCGGGCAGATTTTATACTACAGTTAGTGAGGAAAAGCAGTAGGCCAATCAGCAGACACCCAGAGGAGGTTAACTCACTGAACTCAAGTTCAAACAAGCAACCAAAGCTGATAAAAAGGTACTAG
- the LOC137726252 gene encoding EH domain-containing protein 2-like isoform X2, producing MALAHSQSANLDLFDAYFRRADLDRDGQISGNEAVAFFQGSGLPKQVLAQTWAHADQRQTGFLGRADFILQLVRKSSRPISRHPEEVNSLNSSSNKQPKLIKRY from the exons ATGGCGTTGGCGCACAGCCAATCAGCGAATTTGGATCTCTTCGATGCGTATTTCCGACGAGCCGATTTGGACCGCGATGGCCAGATTAGTGGCAATGAAGCCGTCGCTTTCTTCCAGGGCTCCGGTCTCCCCAAACAAGTCCTTGCGCAg ACATGGGCACATGCAGACCAGAGGCAGACTGGTTTCCTTGGTCGGGCAGATTTTATACTACAGTTAGTGAGGAAAAGCAGTAGGCCAATCAGCAGACACCCAGAGGAGGTTAACTCACTGAACTCAAGTTCAAACAAGCAACCAAAGCTGATAAAAAGGTACTAG
- the LOC137726249 gene encoding TMV resistance protein N-like — protein sequence MDVASSSSSSAADNPPRREKYDVFISFRGEDTRLGITSHLHAALLQKKIETYIDNRLQRGEEIGPALLEAIEKTTISVIIFSQNYASSTWCLDELVHILKCNNREGRMVIPVFYDINPSDVRKQHGSYADAFAQLEKRFANNIDKVHKWRDALTTAANLSGFDHSNKSGTEADLIQKVVDHIWTQLCRESSYDLKGFVGIEGRIKKIESLLSIHSQDACITVRIWGMGGIGKTTLAEAVFHKHSSKFEASCFLKNVTENSKQAGGLDHLEKTLLKEILKEEVLPIGSTSVRERLSRTKVLIVLDDVSSSMQVERLAGDRLRYGTGSRIIITTRDKGTLGQTVEDNIYEVEVLKPDDALQLFCSRAFKNNSTRRTDYMQSAKNVVHYARGVPLALTVLGSLFFNCKSKEEWEDEFNKLKRFPNEDIQSVLRISYDRLDRNAKEIFLDIACFFKGWRVDKVKRMIHVRGLFGPSGIRILIDMSLISIDSTRKVGTIQMHDLLQKMGRTIVEEQCIKDPCKRNRLFTDEDVYRVLKSNMETPNVEAIVLNWHYIAEQPLKRADFKVMSNLRLLIVYGGYTFNATFNASLDLPDSLRYLEWWRYPLDSYAI from the exons ATGGAcgttgcttcttcttcttcttcatccgcTGCTGATAACCCCCCACGTCGAGAAAAGTATGATGTGTTTATCAGTTTCAGAGGTGAGGACACCCGCCTTGGTATTACCAGCCATCTTCATGCTGCCTTACTtcagaagaaaattgaaacctaCATCGATAACAGACTTCAGAGAGGAGAAGAAATCGGACCTGCCCTTCTAGAAGCAATCGAGAAAACCACCATTTCGGTGATCATTTTCTCACAAAACTATGCTTCTTCCACATGGTGTTTGGATGAGCTTGTGCATATACTCAAATGCAACAACAGAGAAGGCCGGATGGTTATACCCGTATTCTATGACATCAATCCGTCTGATGTACGAAAACAACACGGGAGTTATGCAGATGCATTTGCTCAACTTGAAAAACGATTCGCTAACAATATTGACAAGGTGCACAAGTGGAGGGATGCTTTGACGACTGCAGCCAATCTATCTGGGTTTGATCATTCAAACAAATCCGG GACGGAGGCAGATCTAATTCAGAAAGTTGTCGATCATATTTGGACCCAATTGTGTCGTGAATCATCCTACGATTTAAAGGGCTTTGTTGGAATTGAAGGCCGCATTAAGAAGATTGAATCGCTATTAAGCATTCATTCACAGGACGCTTGCATCACTGTACGTATTTGGGGCATGGGTGGTATTGGCAAGACCACCCTTGCCGAGGCTGTATTTCACAAACACTCTTCTAAATTCGAAGCTTCTTGTTTTCTTAAGAATGTTACggagaactcaaaacaagcagGTGGACTAGATCACTTGGAAAAAACACTTCTTAAGGAGATATTAAAGGAAGAAGTTCTGCCCATAGGATCAACTTCGGTTCGAGAAAGGCTCAGCCGCACAAAGGTCCTCATTGTTCTTGACGATGTGAGTAGTTCAATGCAAGTGGAACGTTTAGCTGGCGATCGTCTTCGATATGGCACTGGAAGTAGAATCATTATCACAACTAGAGATAAGGGCACACTTGGGCAAACTGTTGAGGATAATATCTATGAGGTTGAGGTATTAAAACCAGATGACGCTCTTCAGCTCTTCTGTTCGCGTGCTTTCAAGAATAACAGTACTCGTAGAACAGATTATATGCAGTCGGCAAAAAATGTTGTGCATTATGCCAGAGGCGTTCCTTTAGCTCTTACAGTTCTGGGgtctttgttcttcaattgcAAGAGCAAAGAAGAATGGGAAGATGAATTTAACAAATTGAAACGATTTCCCAATGAAGATATCCAGAGTGTGTTGAGAATAAGTTATGATAGATTGGATAGAAATGCGAAGGAGATATTTCTGGATATAGCATGTTTTTTTAAAGGGTGGCGTGTGGATAAGGTAAAACGAATGATACATGTTCGTGGATTGTTTGGGCCATCCGGAATTAGAATTCTTATTGATATGTCTCTCATATCAATTGATTCAACACGGAAAGTTGGAACCATACAGATGCACGATTTGCTACAAAAAATGGGAAGGACAATTGTTGAGGAACAATGTATTAAAGATCCCTGTAAACGGAATAGGTTGTTCACTGATGAGGATGTCTATCGTGTGTTGAAGAGTAACATG GAAACTCCAAATGTTGAAGCCATAGTCCTTAATTGGCATTACATTGCAGAGCAACCATTGAAACGTGCAGACTTCAAAGTGATGTCTAACCTAAGATTGCTAATTGTCTATGGTGGCTACACATTCAACGCCACATTCAACGCTTCTCTGGACCTTCCCGATTCACTTCGTTATCTTGAGTGGTGGCGATATCCACTGGATTCATATGCCATTTAG